Within the Agromyces ramosus genome, the region CGACTGGTCGCAGCTGTGGCGGCCCGACGGCAACACCTTCCCGCAGTACGACCTCGCGTGGCGGCGGTATCAGGCCGAGCTCACCACCGAGTTCATCTCGTGGCAGGCCGACCTCGTGCGTGAGTACCGCCGGCCCGGCCAGTTCGTGACGACCTGCCTGCAGTACGGACGGCCGGCGCTCGACGACGAGCGGTTGTCGCGCGCCCTCGACATCACGGCGGGCAATCCCTACTACGGCATGCAAGACCACCTGGATGCCTCGCTCGAGCGGCCGCAGCTCAGTCACTGGACCACGACCGGGGTCGCCGCGCTCTTCCGGCAGGCAGACCGCATGTACGCGTCGAAGCAGGGCCGGTACCTCGTCACCGAGACCAATGCGCAGTCGATCGGCCACTCCGACACGAACTTCCCGCCGTACCCCGGACAACTGAAGCAGGCGGCCTACACCTTCATCTCGCGGGGCGCGGCGATGATCGAGTACTGGCACTGGCACACGCTGCCGTATGGCATCGAGACCTACTGGGGCGGCGTGCTGCCGCACAGCCTCGAGCCCGGCCGCGTCTACGCCGAGGTGGCCGAGATCGGCGCCGAGCTGTCGAAGATCGGCACGACGCTCGACGGGTTCGAGCCCGACGCGGATGTCGCGATCCTCTGGTCGAATCCGAGCCGCTTCGCGCTGCAGTTCTCGCCGCCGTTGCGCGTCGGCGGGGCACCAGACGGCGAATCATTCGAGCGCATCGTCGACGCGTTCCACCGCGGCGCGGTCGAGACGGGGCGGCAGGCACGTCTCCTGCACCTCGATCAGGCTGCCGAGCTCGGTGCAGCCGCACTCGCCGACCGGTTCCCGGTGCTGGTCGCCGCGGGCGTCTACGTGACCTCCGACGATGAGCTGCAACTGCTGCGCGACTACGTGTCGGCGGGCGGCCACCTCATCGTCGGCATCCGCACGGGCTACGCCGACGACGAGGCACGTGCCCGTGTCGAGGTCGCCCCGCCCCGCCTCGCCGACCTCGCGGGCACCCGCTACGAGGAGTACTCGAACCTCGACGACGAGGTCGCGGTCGTGAGCGAGTCCGACGAGCTGCACCTCGACGGCGCCGCCGCGCGCCTGTGGATCGACGGCCTCATCGCCGACGACGCCGACGTGCTCGCGCGATACGAGCACCCGCGATTCGGCGACTTCCCGGCCGTCACGAGTCACGCTGTCGGCGACGGGCGCGTCACCGTCCTCGGCTGCGTGCCCAACCGCGCGCTCGCGGGCGGCATCGTCCGCTGGGCGGCGGGCGAAGGGCCCGGCCACGAGCTCGCCGGGGAGACCGCATCGCCGGTCTCCGTGGCATCCGGCTCACTGCCCGGCCGACGCCGCGTGTGGTTCGTCTTCAACTGGGGGTGGGAGCCGCAGGTCATCACGATCGCGGCCGACATCGCCGACACCGTCACCGGAGAGCGACTCCAGACGGGCACCGATGTCTCACTGCCGGCCTGGTCGGCGCGGACCTTCGTCAGCCAGTGAGCGCCAAGGGATCGTGTGATCCATCCCAACCACAGAAAGAGTGATCATGAAGAAGGCACGGAGAACAGCAGTGACGCTGGTGGGCGGCGCCGTCTCGATCGGCATGCTCCTGACCGGGTGCACCCCGGACGCCGGTGGCGGCACGACCGACGGCCCCATCACCGACGAACAGCGCGAGGAGGCCCTCAGCACCCCCACCGAGCTCACCTTCTGGACGTGGGTTCCCGACATCGAGAACGAGGTCGCCCTCTTCGAGGAGAAGTACCCCGAGATCGACGTGACCGTCGAGAACGTCGGCCAGGGCCTGCCGCACTACCAGAAGCTGCGCAGCGCGATCGAGGCGGGCGAAGGGGCTCCGGATGTCGCGCAGATCGAGTACCAGTACATCCCGTCGTTCGTGCTCCCCGAGTCGTTGCTCGACC harbors:
- a CDS encoding beta-galactosidase, which gives rise to MQNHQPVQSMSGLLFGVAYYPEYHLTDRVELDLDLMRDAGINVIRVGESVWSTWEPRDGEFDLEWLAPVLDSAHRRGIRVILGTPTYAVPPWLQVAHPEIAAERRTGERIPWGARQEVDFSHPVFRTHAERVIRAVIERYAGHPAVIGYQVDNEPGMELFHNDHVFEGFVQRLREQYGDVETLNREWGLTYWSHRLGDWSQLWRPDGNTFPQYDLAWRRYQAELTTEFISWQADLVREYRRPGQFVTTCLQYGRPALDDERLSRALDITAGNPYYGMQDHLDASLERPQLSHWTTTGVAALFRQADRMYASKQGRYLVTETNAQSIGHSDTNFPPYPGQLKQAAYTFISRGAAMIEYWHWHTLPYGIETYWGGVLPHSLEPGRVYAEVAEIGAELSKIGTTLDGFEPDADVAILWSNPSRFALQFSPPLRVGGAPDGESFERIVDAFHRGAVETGRQARLLHLDQAAELGAAALADRFPVLVAAGVYVTSDDELQLLRDYVSAGGHLIVGIRTGYADDEARARVEVAPPRLADLAGTRYEEYSNLDDEVAVVSESDELHLDGAAARLWIDGLIADDADVLARYEHPRFGDFPAVTSHAVGDGRVTVLGCVPNRALAGGIVRWAAGEGPGHELAGETASPVSVASGSLPGRRRVWFVFNWGWEPQVITIAADIADTVTGERLQTGTDVSLPAWSARTFVSQ